From Fusarium oxysporum f. sp. lycopersici 4287 chromosome 10, whole genome shotgun sequence:
AGACATCATGGTATGAACGAGAATATAGCATTGTATTGATGAATATGGTGGCTGTCTTTGTTGTTAGGAATTATTGAGAAACTCTCTGGTGGGCGTGCGACAGGATCGAGGACAGACTTGTCTTGATCATCACAGGAAGTTCAAACGCATCAAAAGACCCTTCTTCAGACTTGTATGTCCTGTCATGCAATCACTTGATTCCAGGATCGAAGGAACAACTGCCGGTCTTGTGCCAGAATTTCCGGTAACAATGGCTCAGCCTGGGCGATATGTGATGGCCTTTCAGGTTGGTCCCTGACATGAACCATTCGCTGAGATCTGTGTCGTTGAAGATCCCCTGCTGAAGGCGTATGGCGGACGAATCAGAGGCCTCGCCGATATCACATTGTCCCAAGACGTTCAATCCGCCAATCATTGAGAGATCGCGAATAGCCATGGCAATTCTAGCCCCCGTGCCCAAACAGATCTGGGCCATTGGCGGCGGATTTTGCCATACCAGACAACAATGGTTTTTGGATCGCGACTCGTGACAGATCCATCTCAGTTTGAATGAAGATAAAAGTGTCAGTAGTGAAAATTGATCATTCCATGGAAGACATCGGGAATAGACGGAGCGCCTCCAGATAATCTCGACTCGCCAACCATGGGTTAAGCGGGAGCTATCGGCATAGGTAAATTGGTGGCGCCATTGCAAGTTGAATGGGCCTTTTAGGCAAAAGCAGAGACGTACTCCACAAAGCTCCAAGAGAGATGACCAACAATTTTCAATCAAACTTATCAGAGTTGGCGGTTGGTTTGCTAAGGGAAAGAGATTAGATGGAGATTCCAGTAGGTCCAGATCTCAAAGGAAACATGGTAGGAGACCCAGCACGTGCAACATCACGTGGGCACCTTATTCTTCCTTTTTAACAACCACCTGACTGTGTACTGGAATGAGGAATAGAGTTGTCCGATCTTCTGAAGAACTAAAAAAGAACCCTCTGTCTGGTTGCAAGTGTCCAACTGTGTCGCAAATGTGGTCTCATCCAATATGTTTGCGTGGATATATCTGGAACGACGCATAATTGAGGCTTCCAATATGGAGACAACTTGACAAGGGCATGTCAGAAAATCGCGCCTCTGCCTTGATATACCTTGAATTGTTCTCTATAATCCAAGCGAAGTGGAAATCATTAACGGCGATACCCCTCTTGTGGAAGATCTGAATAGAGTCGCTTCGTGGTAATAAACATCTGATGGTCTGGTGTTTAGGAACCCGCCGATATACCTAGCGAGCTCGAATGTTGATGGAATTGACGGGCCGATCCACTGCCATGACCAGAATCCTCAAATACCCATCAACAAGGGCATTGAGCTTCTGTGGACACATGAACTGTCTGTCTTGCTGCTACAGACACGGCTCACAGCCTCCGTTGAAGACCCCATTATCTTCCCGTCTTGGCTCATGAATCCCATGCGAGCTCATGACGCAGAGGTCCCCTGGCATCATGACACCCATCAATAGTCGCTGCTAGAGCCGAATAGAGTGGAAATGGGATTAATTAGTTACAAGGGTCTGGGTTATTAGCTTGGTGGGATGCCCACCCGGTGACAATTGGAGGCTCAAGATATGCACCAAGAGATGAAAGATATCTTGCTGACCGATCAACTAACACGAAGTCAAGTGCTTATGCTCAATGATTCTGAGTAGGGATTTCGTAAATCCTCTTGGTACGGTTCAGTCATCGGCTGCTGACATCTCAGCCTTCAAAAGTGGTCAATGATGGATTATTGGCTGCCAAATTAGCGCTCAGCCGCAATATAATCTTTTTGGGTCAGTGCAGAGAAGCTGGGCTGGCTGGATACTAGCCTTTCATGATACATGAGTGATGAGAGTCTATACGTATATCTGTGAAGAACAACTAATTAACTCTTGGCATCACCTAAGACCAATCTCTTCATGGGTTATTGTCCGTCTTGATTATTTTCCCCTTGTATGACTCCTGAGAAAGGAAGCTGGCTAGAATTTTGACGAGTCAAATAGGAACCTTATGATTATGAGCATTGCAATAATCAATCCGTGTCGTAGCCGCGCCGATCACGATGATTTGTTTCAGAATAGACTGACAGTTATCGCCAAGCTCAAATTAAACGTCACCTCGTCCAACATCCGACAGACTATTCGAATGAGATTCCAGAAAAGTAATCCGAGAGCTTGCGAAGCATCGCAAGTATGTGTGGCTTGATTCTATTCCTGTCAGACTGTCAGTGCTAATGTCAGCATTTACATATACTGCGGAGTCGAGTAAGCACAgtgtttttcttctttctgaTTCGATAAGACTCCGTTTTTTGTTAGCAGAATGACGGGCATCACAAAGTGTTCAGTCAGCTACCCCTGAAGCGCTATACTCCATGCCCCATCGGCCGAGCCGGCATCGGGTGAAATGAGACGAATCGATATTACGGCGTCTCACTCTTTCTGGTTGTTGGCCGCCATCATGGATTATTAGTTGTCTTGGTATTGAAGTTTGTGAGGGCCCCGAGGTGCCTGCTAATCGAGATACTGTCTAAGGCAAGTACCCATGGAATTGGGTTTTGCTTCTCAAGCGTGCCAGTCTATAGGCAATACTTTAATGTCTTGGACAATTCCCTCCATGATATCAGAAAAAAGACATGTAGGTTGTTTGCCTTCACCGTCTTGTCCCTATTTCCGTTAGTCGCCTCATTATCACCTTTTGCATGCCATGCCATTTCAGCCGGGGGTTGTGGCTACGTATCTGTTGTAATGAGTCGTTGCAACAGAGAATTAACCCCTGTCTATCAGTTGGTCGAAATCTCGGCAACCTCAAAAAGTTGACTTGATCTTCAAATCATGTCAGCCTCGCAGGAATGAAGAGATCCAGTATCAGAGCACATCTATCAGGAGATGCACGGAGGGCGCATTCCGCCGAAAATTCTGCACCTCGTGTTCTGCTTTCACGAGCACACCAAGTTCTTTTTAAAGTCGGTCAGCTTCATGAGGCTGAGGCGATGTAACTTAGCCTAGATCAACTTGTTCGTCCTGATGGCGATTGGGATTGTTACGATGACAGCATCGCCCGTGCACCCTGACATCGTGAATCGACGGCGGGAATGGATCGTTTCTGTAAGAAACagtctggtctggtctggtctcTTCCCGTCCCCAGCAAAATACTGCAGGGCATACAGTAGCGAAGAGCCCATGTTCCGTTTGATGGCTTGGGTGATATGAGGAACAGTGCGTTGGACAGTGCATAACCGGGATGTGGACCCTTGCTTTTGTACCCGTTCTTCCTTGTCAGAGCAATTGGTGGATTGCTTGCTTTTAGACTATGTTCGTTAGATTCTGATAATATTGGCTGTTAGTCTAATTAGAGATAGGGACGGTGTCCACCTCGAGATAACCTCATGTCATTTGAGTTTGATGATCTGAGACTAGGCAGAGAATTTATTCCGATCTATAGCTCGTATGCATAATTCCTCCAGAATAAACTCACCGACAAGCGTTAACCAACAGTCACCAATCCTCAATTTATAAGCTTAGCCGTGCAAGGCATGTGGGGGTTGTATTGGAGGGACCTGGTTTGCGCGGGAGTGGAGGGGCTTGCGCAGCCTTGTAGCGCACCGTGCCTTATCTGATGGATACTGTACAGTGCTATTGGATCATTTCTCGATCCAATTCCAGGGCCCCTCGAGCTCCCAAAAGTACCTTTTTCAGCGGGCTGCAGTGGCCACGGTACCTGCATCCAGAATCCCCCTCCGTGAGAAGGTGTCTGTGTGCCTGGAATCCCTGAAAATCCAATGAACGAATCCCTGCCCCTCCAAGAATCGACACCACACAGCACACCTGCCGCTCCCTTGAAAAGTTGGCGGCGGGCGGGCGGGCAGAACGAGATACATGTACCTGTTGTAGGTAAGGACTGTGGAAAAGAACTAATGGGAATCATCTCACCGCCTTAATTTCTCGTGCCAAAAAGTTGCTCCCCAATCGCTGCGTGGCTTCAGCGGCTGCCCCTCCACCGGCCTTGGCCTTTGCCTTAGGTAGTCTCCCTCCATCCTTCTCCAGTCTCCTCCAGAGCCCAGAGGGAAAGTAGTGCCCCCTTTTCCCCATTAGCTCACCTTAACTGCAACGTTGAAGTGGGAATATCTTTTCTAGCCTACCTTGCCTTTGCTTCCACCTCCTTTATAAACCTCCCCATTCCCTCCCATCTCTCTCCAAACCCTTACACTCGCTAGCATACTACGTGTGTCGATTCGTGACCTCGTTTGCGCGCATCGTTTCTACAGATTGTCCTTTGCCTTGTCTGTAATATCTTATACCGCCTCTAATCatccatcatgtcttcaAACGGTACTCAGGAGGCCCCCATTGAGGTCCGCCGCATCTGCTGTGTTGGTGCTGGTTACGTTGGTAAGTTTCAGAAACCTTTTCCAATCGACTCCCCACGAGAGAGCGAAAAGCTGGTGTATCGGATTTGCGAGAGTTGTGACAAGGCGCTCGATATCATGACTGCGCGCTTATCAACCCCTCGAAATGCTATACACCGCTCCAATAACGCAATTGAGTTCCAACAAACTAACAAACTTCACACAGGTGGCCCTACCGCTGCTGTCGTCGCTTTCCAGAACCCGAACATTCAGGTTACTGTCGTCGACCGAGACACCACCCGCATTCGCCGTTGGAACTCCCGCCACCCCCCTATCTACGAGCCCGGTCTGCACGATATCGTCCGAATTGCCCGTGATGGTGGCCGACCTACCAAGATCTCCAATGAGCCTACCACTGATAGTGAGGGTTCCTCTGCTGAGGACGGCGAGATCGCCGTTGCTGAGCGCAAGCCCAACCTGTTCTTCTCCACCGACATTGCCAAGCACATTAGCGAGGCCGATATTGTCCTGGTTGCCGTTAACACTCCCACCAAGTACCGTGGTGTTGGTGCCGGCAGCGCCACTGATATGACCGCTTTCGAGGCTGTCACCGGCGTCGTTGCTCAGTACGCCCGCGAGGGTGCCATCATTGTCGAGAAGTCGACTGTTCCTTGCCGAACTGCCCAGCTTGTCGCTGATACTGTAAGTACATGGTCAATGTTGCAGCAGAGAAGCGGTCAAATGCTAACAATGTGATTCTAGCTTAACATGCACCGCCCTGGTGTCCATTTCGAGATTCTCTCCAACCCCGAGTTCTTGGCTGCCGGTACCGCCGTCAACGATCTCCTCTACCCTGACCGTATCCTGATCGGTTCTGCTCCTACCCCCTCCGGTAAGCGAGCTGCCGAGGCTCTCGTCAAGGTTTACAACGCCTGGATTCCTCGCGAGCGCATTCTGACCACCAACGTCTGGTCTTCCGAGCTCGCTAAGCTTGTTGCCAACTCTATGCTGGCTCAGCGTATCTCCtccatcaactccatctccGCTGTTTGCGAGCAGACTGGCGCTGATGTCGATGAAGTCGCCCGTGCTGTCGGTGTTGACCCCCGTATTGGTAACAAGTTCTTGATGGCTGGTATTGGTTTCGGTGGCAGTtgcttcaagaaggatgttCTCAACCTCGTCTACCTTGCTGAGACCATGGGTCTTCCCGAGGTCGCTGAGTACTGGCGCCAGGTTGTCAAGATGAACGAGTATGCCCGTGACCGTTTCTCCAACCGTGTCATCAAGTgcctcaacaacaccctcgTTGGCAAGAAGGTTACCAttcttggctttgctttCAAGAAGAACACCTCCGATACCCGTGAGGCTCCCGCtcttgagatgatcaagaccCTTCTTGAGGAGCGCCCCCGTGAGGTGGCTGTCTTCGATCCCTGCTGTAACCCTCTGGttatcaaggctgagatcaaggagctcCTCGGACCCCTCGCTGAGGGACACAACATCACTGTCCACGGCAATGCCTACGATGCTTGCGAGTCCAGTACCGCCATCATCATTGCTACTGAGTTCGACGAGTTCCGCAACCagcctcctccccctcccgCCCCTACACCTGCCGTCCAATCCAAGACCATTGGCCGCAAGCCCAACCCCAAGGCCGACCCTCGTCCTTTCGAGAGCGCCACCCCCAGTGCCAACGAGCTCCTCGCTCTCCACAAGCACCTTGTCCAACGTGCTGATGTCCAGTCCCATGACCCTCTGGACCGCTTCAACGTCGAGCCCAGCTGTGAAGACGACTGCCCCGACTGCATCCAGGAGCGTGAGAGCAAGGACAATGGCTTCGCCACAGGAATGGGAAGCTCTGAGGAGTACAAGCCCAAGGAGCGTGTTGACTGGGTCCGCATTTCTGAGAGCATGGCCAAGCCCCGCTGGGTCTTTGATGGCCGTGGTGTCATCGATTCTCGAGAGATGGTCAAGCTTGGCGTTCGCGTCGAGAGTGTTGGTCGCCAGCACCGCTTCTAAATGTCTCACCTGATTTTGAGACAGACACAATTTTTTCGACGGCCGACTTTTAGATTTCTTGATTGTATGAATTCGTCGACTGTTGGCTAAGATTATACCGTTTTTAATAAGCATGAAATGACATATGGACGTGGTTGATGATACACGCCGAGATACATTGGAAGGACAGGGCCGATGCACGGCGTGAACAGGTGAAGAGGTTTACTGGACATAGATTTAGATTCGAAGATGTTAAAAATGCGATGCGAGAGCAATGTTTCCGTTACCTGCTGTCTGCTGTCTACCTTGATTTATTTATGGCCCTCCGACCCATAGTAGCCGTTTGGCGATGAACAGTTTACCCCATGTCCATCAATTAAGCTTAAGATTGGAGGCTAGGTACGTACTAATTCATTTCATGGCGGTTCGGCTATCACGATCCCTATCTATCATGGTGTTCGCGTCAGTCAATTTGTTTCATGACTAATCCACCATGATCCTGTCCTGAGACGAAGCTTCAACCACCGTGTTTCAGCCGATTGACCAGGCGTCTCAGCTCTGAACCTCTAGTGTAACAAGCTATTACCGGAATACTACTTGTTTCCCAAGCCCAGCCGTCATGTTCCCTGCATGAACGTTCTCGATCTCGCTCCACGTAGCATCGTG
This genomic window contains:
- a CDS encoding UDPglucose 6-dehydrogenase, with the translated sequence MSSNGTQEAPIEVRRICCVGAGYVGGPTAAVVAFQNPNIQVTVVDRDTTRIRRWNSRHPPIYEPGLHDIVRIARDGGRPTKISNEPTTDSEGSSAEDGEIAVAERKPNLFFSTDIAKHISEADIVLVAVNTPTKYRGVGAGSATDMTAFEAVTGVVAQYAREGAIIVEKSTVPCRTAQLVADTLNMHRPGVHFEILSNPEFLAAGTAVNDLLYPDRILIGSAPTPSGKRAAEALVKVYNAWIPRERILTTNVWSSELAKLVANSMLAQRISSINSISAVCEQTGADVDEVARAVGVDPRIGNKFLMAGIGFGGSCFKKDVLNLVYLAETMGLPEVAEYWRQVVKMNEYARDRFSNRVIKCLNNTLVGKKVTILGFAFKKNTSDTREAPALEMIKTLLEERPREVAVFDPCCNPLVIKAEIKELLGPLAEGHNITVHGNAYDACESSTAIIIATEFDEFRNQPPPPPAPTPAVQSKTIGRKPNPKADPRPFESATPSANELLALHKHLVQRADVQSHDPLDRFNVEPSCEDDCPDCIQERESKDNGFATGMGSSEEYKPKERVDWVRISESMAKPRWVFDGRGVIDSREMVKLGVRVESVGRQHRF
- a CDS encoding UDPglucose 6-dehydrogenase, whose amino-acid sequence is MSSNGTQEAPIEVRRICCVGAGYVGKFQKPFPIDSPRESEKLVYRICESCDKALDIMTARLSTPRNAIHRSNNAIEFQQTNKLHTGGPTAAVVAFQNPNIQVTVVDRDTTRIRRWNSRHPPIYEPGLHDIVRIARDGGRPTKISNEPTTDSEGSSAEDGEIAVAERKPNLFFSTDIAKHISEADIVLVAVNTPTKYRGVGAGSATDMTAFEAVTGVVAQYAREGAIIVEKSTVPCRTAQLVADTLNMHRPGVHFEILSNPEFLAAGTAVNDLLYPDRILIGSAPTPSGKRAAEALVKVYNAWIPRERILTTNVWSSELAKLVANSMLAQRISSINSISAVCEQTGADVDEVARAVGVDPRIGNKFLMAGIGFGGSCFKKDVLNLVYLAETMGLPEVAEYWRQVVKMNEYARDRFSNRVIKCLNNTLVGKKVTILGFAFKKNTSDTREAPALEMIKTLLEERPREVAVFDPCCNPLVIKAEIKELLGPLAEGHNITVHGNAYDACESSTAIIIATEFDEFRNQPPPPPAPTPAVQSKTIGRKPNPKADPRPFESATPSANELLALHKHLVQRADVQSHDPLDRFNVEPSCEDDCPDCIQERESKDNGFATGMGSSEEYKPKERVDWVRISESMAKPRWVFDGRGVIDSREMVKLGVRVESVGRQHRF